Proteins co-encoded in one Dama dama isolate Ldn47 chromosome 2, ASM3311817v1, whole genome shotgun sequence genomic window:
- the LOC133066627 gene encoding olfactory receptor 8B3: protein MLARNDSLVTEFILAGLTDRPELQQPLFYLFLMIYVVTVVGNLGLILLIGLNSHLHTPMYYFLFNLSFTDLCYSSVFTPKMLMNFVFRENTISYVGCMTQLFFFLFFVISECYMLTSMAYDRYVAICNPLLYKVSMSHQVCLVFSLAAYVMGFAGASAHTGCMLRLTFCNVNVINHYLCDILPLLQLSCTSTYVNEVVVLLVVGINITVPSFTILISYIFILTSILHIKSSQGRSKAFSTCSSHMIALSLFFGSAAFMYLKYSSPGSMEQGKISSVFYTNVVPMLNPLIYSLRNKDVKIALRRSVFEIQRRNMV from the coding sequence ATGCTGGCTAGAAATGACTCCTTAGTGACCGAATTCATTCTTGCTGGATTAACAGACCGTCCAGAGCTCCAGCAACCCCTCTTTTACCTGTTTCTAATGATCTATGTTGTCACCGTGGTGGGCAACCTGGGCTTGATCCTTCTTATTGGTCTAAACTctcacctccacacccccatgtactattTCCTCTTCAACCTGTCCTTCACTGATCTCTGTTACTCTTCTGTTTTCACCCCCAAGATGCTGATGAACTTTGTATTCAGGGAGAATACCATCTCTTATGTGGGGTGCATGActcagctgtttttctttctcttttttgttatCTCTGAGTGCTACATGTTGACCTCAATGGCCTATgatcgctatgtggccatctgtaatcCCTTGCTGTATAAGGTCTCCATGTCCCATCAGGTCTGTCTGGTGTTCTCTTTGGCTGCATATGTGATGGGGTTTGCTGGAGCGTCTGCCCACACAGGGTGCATGCTTAGACTAACCTTCTGCAATGTTAATGTCATCAACCATTACTTGTGTGACATCCTCCCACTCCTCCAACTCTCTTGTACCAGCACCTATGTCAATGAGGTGGTAGTTCTCCTTGTCGTGGGTATTAACATCACAGTACCCAGTTTCACCATCCTGATTTCTTACATCTTCATCCTCACTAGTATTCTTCATATCAAATCTTCTCAAGGAAGATCAAAAGCCTTCAGTACCTGTAGCTCCCACATGattgctctttctcttttttttggttcAGCGGCATTCATGTACCTTAAATATTCTTCTCCTGGATCTATGGAGCAGGGAAAAATTTCTTCTGTCTTCTATACTAATGTGGTGCCCATGCTCAATCCTTTGATTTACAGTTTGAGAAATAAGGATGTCAAAATTGCACTGAGGAGATCTGTATTTGAAATCCAGAGGAGAAACATGGTCTAA